One Eurosta solidaginis isolate ZX-2024a chromosome 1, ASM4086904v1, whole genome shotgun sequence genomic window, ACATGCCTTCGCAGTGATCCAAATTTAGATATGTGCGCGCGCAAATCACTACTAGCCTTAAAGGGGCATCTCAAATATGGCATTCCTGAATTGTACATTCCACCCTTAACACCTTTGGTTGTACCCGAAGTTAAAATGGATCAAGACTCTGGCGCTATTTATCTACATTCCATCTTTAAAGATATCACAGTAAATGGTTTGGATGATTTTAAAATCAACGAGCTGCACATTGATCCCGAGAAAATGACAGTAAAGATGTCGCTGAGCTTACCCAAAGTTAGAATGGTTGCAAAATATGCAATGGATGGCAAAATCATGATGATGCCTCTTGTAGGCGAGGGTGATTTTAAAGCAAATCTGAGTAAGTGTGGCTATGTAGTGAAGTGATTTCCATTAATAGACCTTTGTTTTTAGCCAATGTTGAACTTGATACGCTAATTACCGCCGTACATTACAAAAGACATGACCGTCTGTATGCCAAAGTGAAGGATGTTAATATCAAGTATACGCTTGGAGACGTCAAAGTTCATCTGAGCAATCTCTTTAATGGTGATAAAGCTTTGGGCGATCGTATGAATGCATTTTTAAATGAGAATTGGAATTCTCTATCGAATGAGTTGAGTCCATTAATGGAGGATGCGATAGCGAATATTGTACGCTCTTCAGCCGTGAAGTTATTCGATACTTACAGCATTGATGATTTGTTGCCCGaatgattttgaaaaataaattaaaaaggttCCATTTTTTAATTATGACTTTTGAAATAATAATCGGCATCTCGCTCCGGGAGTTTACCCGGTGTCTGCGTTGGGCTTGTTCTTTCTTTAATACTATAAACTTgtgcagtctatgtgaggccctcacGGATCAGCCCGTTCAATCTTCAACCTATTTCTTTAATTTAGAAGGTATTGCACTACCAGATTTAAATAAGACGAAAGCCTGCGTAGTTTCCTATGACCATGTTATATTATTTGTGTAGCGTCAAAAACAATTCACAAAGCTTTTGGCTAAGTATAAACCCAGAGCAACAAGAGCTGTTGGTggaagagagactttgtcgccaagtattggcgttcacgtCTGTAGACGAACGTCTCGctgctatccgaataaaagcaaaaattttgaatatatcattcatctgcgcccatgcaccgacagaggagaaagacgatgagctgaaagacgctttttatgaacaattagaacgcacatacgagcgctgcccccgccatgatataaaagtcgtgcttggcgactttaacgccacgGTGggaaaagaaggtgtttttggccccacaGTCGGAAAGTTGAGCATACACAATGAGACTtttcctaatggactgaggctgattgactttgctggtgctcgaaacatggtcatatccagcacgaggttgaTGCATAAAACGATATATCAAGCCACATGGCTGtcccctgatcgaaatactcgcaatcagatcgaccacgttgtgatagacggcaTGCCACCAGTGTTTTAAATGTGCACACGATCCGatacctaacatcgactcggtcCATTATCttgtcgcagccaaaatacgcacccgtccCTGCGCGGCTAAAactaaggaacaaaaaacacaaggaaaggtATACACAAAACAAGGAAGGAaaagctgcaatcgcaacagacttccaatgatttcgcaactcgactctcacacctgcactctgagagcacaactcaacccgacggaatgcaggagcagtgggagcatatctccaaagcacttcgtactgccgccgaggaaaaaattggttaccggcgaccaagGAAAAATTActagtacgatgaagaatgccgcattgcaaccgaaagaaaggacgTTGCctatacgcttcccaaggcagcgggttccatgtaccggagcgactcgggatttttcccgaccaagggctgtcatttcagtgtaaccccatttaatttgttgcatcggtcgcacctattggatgggggggaagcactgctacaacaataacaacaaggctgcctacagggctacgttaaaagcgagcgcaacaaaaggagtgtgtgaacgctatcgcgagttgaaaagggaagcgaggcgccttttcaggaagaaaaagcgGAGGCAGGAAGGAGGAGCTTGAGCTGTTAGACACCAGGAATAACGCGCAAAAATTTTACCTAAAAATTCGGCAAcatacggaaggttttaagaccggggcaaactcttgtaagaacgaaaacagcgaccttgtaactgatgttcaGAAAGTACTtatattatggagggaacacttcttttcggttctaaatggagacagcaattTACAGGGTTGACGAACCCGGTCCCGCAATGGATGATGATGGTataaatgtcccccacccgattatgacgaagtcacaatagcaataatcagattaaaaaacaacaaggccgcgggcgctgatggactgcctgcggagctattcaaatacggcggcgatgagttggtaaggcgcatgcatcagcttcttcgcaaattATGGtgggacgagtgcatgcccgacaattggaatctaagtgttctttgtccagtccacaaaaaaaggggatactgcaaattgCGCCAACTATCACGGAATCAGCATtgttaatatcgcatataaggtcttgTCAAGTGCATTGTACGAAGgtttgaagcccaccgtgaatcggctgattgggccttatcagtgcggcttcagacctggtaaatctaccaacgaccagattttcacaatgcgccaaatcttgcaaAAAACTCGCGAAAaaataatcgacacacatcatctcttcgtcgatttcaaagccgccttcgacagcacgaaaaggagctacctatatgccgctatgtctgaattgggTTTCGCCGGATGTacaaaatggcgttgagcaacaccatcagttcagtcagaattgtgaaggacctctccgagccgttcgaaactaaacgaggtttcagacagggtgatcccctatcgtgcgatttctttaatttgatgctggagaaaattatactaggtgcagaacttaaccgcactggaacaatattctataaaagcatgcaattactggcatatgctgatgacattgatatcatcggcctaaacagccGCGCCGTTAGTTATGCTTatttcaaactggaaaaagaagcggtaaagatgggtttgatggtgaatggggacaaaacgaagtacctgctgtcatcgatcaAAGAGTCAaagcatatgcgccttggcaaccacgctactgttggcagccataatttcgaaatagtaaaatacttcgtttatttgggaaccagagtTAACACAAAcagcaacatcagctctgaaatccagcgaagcaataatgctactttggactaggtatgcAATTGATAATCACACcccacaagtcacttatcgtacccgtcctgctatatggtgcagaagcatggaccatgacaacataagatgaagcggctctggaagtgttcgagagaaaagtttcttgaaagatttatggacctctatgcgttggcgatggcgagtacggaGGAAGATTTaaggatgagctgtacgagctttacgcagacatcaacatagtccagcgaattaaaacgtagcggctgcgctggctaggccatgttatgcgaatgaaagattacgctccggccaagaaagtgttcttAAAAGTACCCCTTGGGGTTACCCACGGTCAGGGTTGTTAAACGCCTTCAGAATGAAATATATTTATCCGACCGTGTATGCATTTTTGAATACCGTTTCTATTGAAACCTGCCTGCATTAGAAAAATAAACATCGATCTCAACTGCTTGGTCAGAGTTATTGCACAGTGTTGGAAAATGCGCCAATTTTATATGAAATTGTACTTAAAGCAAATCTAATTGAGGCAATCTTACTATAAACTTAAGCATTTATTTACttaaaagtatgtacatatactatacatatatacaaagaaATGTACTCTTAACATACATATAATCACAGTAGCCACAGTTTAAGTGGCATTTTTGAGAATACATTATTCCATAGACCATGGAAAATATCAGCCAGACCCAATTCCAAATCAGGTCGTAATTCGGCAATCACATCCTTTGCATTTTGGTTCAGAAAATTGTTAATAGAAGCTGCCAGTATTTCGTTGCCATTAAAGAGATCACTCAATTGTATACGCATGCCGCCAACAAGGAATGTCACCTTCATCTCATCGATCCGAATGACTTCCTGCATTGAAGAAAATAGAAGCGAAGTTAACATCAAAACCATTAATAGTTAAAATGAGCCAAAATCTTAAGTTCGTCACACGCACACACCTCCGGTTCCTTAGTCAAATGTATTTTTGTATAGACCGCTGTTTTTACATCCTTCAATGCCATACGCACATCACCGTTGCCTATAAGCGGCAACAACAATATATTACCCTTTAAATTGTATTTGGCGCGTATTCGTAGTAACGGTATGTCGAGCTCGAAACTCATTAACATCTTATCAAGATCTAGACTAAATAGAGATAGAAATTAGatagtaaaaaaagaaaattaatagcatatacatatggggtattccatcccatttcgaccaattttgaacccgacccctttagaattggctgaaagtttttcttctttttctagcttacgaaagacgtttttcagaagtttttcaaattttttcatccaactcaaaaaaaattatgaatttaaaaaaaacaccgtttttgttttcaaaatgctataactttttcaaaaattgaccgtttgggatcttttttttttaaatttgcttttaaatgtacttttcggaaaaaattcaaaaacatttttaaagtttttttttttttttttgtaatttttcagtttttggaaatttttcgaatttcgcccatttttttttttttttttttcataaaaaacttcaatcaattctgcaatcatccctactaatcccggagtgggccgagaattttttttttttatttaattgaaaaaaaaatttttaattttttccgaaaagtacatttaaaaacatatttaaaaaaaataaaaatgatcccaaacggtcaagttttgaaaaagttatagcattttgaaaaaaacatcgtttttttttcaaaatatttaaaacttattttgagttggaaaacggtgtttttttcaaaatgctataactttttcaaaaattgaccgtttgggatcattttttttttttaatatttttttaaatgtacttttcggaaaaaatacaaaaaaattttaaagtttttttttcaattaaataaaaaaaaattctcggcccactacgggattagtggggatgattgcagaattgattgaagtcttttatgagaaaaaaggggcgaatctcgaaaaactgaaaaattacaaaaaaaaaccttaaaaatattttttgaattttttccgaaaagtacatttaaaagcaaatttaaaaaaaaaaagatcccaaacggtcaatttttgaaaaagttatagcattttgaaaacaaaaacggtgtttttttaaaaattcataatttttttgagttggatgaaaaaatttgaaaaacttctgaaaaacgtctttcgtaagctagaaaaagaagaaaaactttcagccaattctaaaggggtcgggttcaaaattggtcgaaatggtatggaataccccatatattcaTTCTTAAATAGTTTTCTGCTTTTTCTAACTTACTTGGCTCGACGCACGGTAGCATTTGATGGCCCTCGTATGATCAGGTTTTGAAAACCACCCGATAAAACTAAATTGCCGCTACCTTTCGACACAGACACTTGATCGATGTGTAATGGTTCGAAACTGCTTACACCAATCTCTGGTATGCCTGCTGCAAAGGCAGGAAAGCAGCCTTCAAATAGGCGTCGAAAACATTTGTCCTCATTGGGATTGGAGCGTTTGCACGTTTGTAGCCATTTTGCTATTTTAAGGGAAATTAAATATTAGTACTGCATTAAATTTGTGCTATAGTAATGTAGACTAGTCTAGTTGGAAAATAATGTTTATCCCTAAATTTGGATCTACATACGATCTAGTAATTTGTCGACGCAAGAATAAATTGAGGGCATCAGTTGTTCAGAAACTTTACTAGCCGCTCTAAAACTTAGCCTACTTCGTCATGTTTTGGCAATTGAATTCCATTTTTCTGTAGAGGtagtttatgttgttgttgttgtattaatgataaagacattacccgaaggttttggtgagtattatcgatgttgattgtcctttgacggatatagattccgtacgttccggtaacaagcactattgagttatagcccaaccatctcgggaacgattaatataacattacattaaaccttctaggccaacccgcctattcatatttgtaacagaattctcctcgcgtagatgaggttgacaattggatcacggaagctctgaagctttatattgcgcttatTAACCCCTTAAACCCTCAGTGTATCGTGACATTTAAAGTTCAAGTCGCACCGTTCTCTTAAAAATATGAAAGCAGTTATATTTTCCAAAACGTAGTGTTGTGccattcccttggtgtgaccaattggcgtcagttaaccCAACAAAGAAGCGACTGACAAGCCTTGTTGGATGGCAGTAGCCATTGTACCGAGGCGTGATTCCCTTTAAAGTTTAACCAAATTAGATAATTGCAAAATATTAGCAAACAGTTAAAATGTTCAAATTATTTAAGCCGCAGTGTTGCGTGATTCTAAatcctttttgatttaaaatccacCTTTAAATCATGATTCAAACTTAACGTGGTTTGATTCTTCAGCGGCccccgtggtgtagtggtagcgtagtCCGCTTACAtctccgaagatcctgggttcaattcccgacaaaagcaacatcaaaaatttgaacaaatttttttcaataggaAGAAAGTTTTCCTATGCGGGTTCGCCCTTCGGCAGTAACTTGGCGAACACTCCAAAAGTATTTCTGCCCCACAAGTATAGGGAAAAGTAGGTCAGCTGGTACATAGTCCTCAATAACTCAGTAAGACTAATTACAACCAGAGGGCGCCAGGCATTCATGCCATGAGCACGGTTCGGATAACACTGAGAAtaacgggttttatcgagttatcCTCTCCTCATCCCCAATATTAAGTAAAAGGAATCATGAGACACCGTATGCAGGGTGTACCCAAGGTCGGTTTTGTGCTACAATAGCCCCTGTTCCATGAAAAAAATTGGCACTGAATCAAACAGGTAAGGGGTACCGATGGGAACTGCGAATAAAAGGGAAATCAGGTTTTAGTGGGGTGAGAAAGGTCGCCGCCTGAGTTCGCCTTTGAAGCTTTGTCAGGTGTCACAACCGGCTGGTATCTCAATTGTGATATTTTCCTggaaaagaccatcaacatcgatacaacttcccaaaaccttcggtgagTCTTCTTATCGCTATAAGGAGAAAAAACGAAGCAGTCAAGCACTCGCTACTTGATTGCTTTGAACGCGgcagcaaaaaattaaaaaaaaaaaacaagtaaggaagactaagttcgggtgtaaccgaacattacatactcagctgagagctttggagacaaaataaggggaaatcaccaaaatgaacctagggtaatcctggaatgtgtttgtatgacatgggtttcaaatggaaggtattaaagagtattttaaaggagagtgcgccatagttctataggtggacgcaatttcaggatatcgccataaaggtggaccgggggtgactctagaatgtgtgttgtacgatatgggtatcaaattaaaggtattaatgagggttttaaaagggagtatcccttagttgtatatgtgaaggcgttttcgagatatcgaccaaaatctggaccagggtgacccagaacatcttctgtcgggtaccgttaatttatttatatatgtaatgccacgaacagtattcctgtcaagagtccaagggcttttgatttcgccctgcagaaattttcattttcttctacttaatatggtaggtgtcacacccattttacaaagtttttttctaaagttatattttgcgtcaataaactaatccaattaccatgtttcatctcttttttcatgtttggtacaggattatggcatttttatcatgtttcgtaattttcgatatcgcaaaagtgggcgtggtcatagtcggatttcggccattttgtataccaatacaaagtgagtttaaataagtatgtgaactgagtttagcaaagatatagcgatttttgttcaagttattgtgttaacggccgagcggaagcacatacgtcgactgtgtataaaaactcggcgtggcttcaaccgatttcgcccattttcacagaaaaaaattatcgtcatagagtctatgcacctaccaaggATTGGCAAACTTTTGTTCGacgtattctagacgaattaaatgaaaaagggcggagccacgcccattttgaacttttcttttatttttgtattttgttgcaccacatcattactggagttgaatgttggcataatttacgtatatactgtaaagcttttaaattttttgttaaaatttgactcaaaaaaaaaaattttttttaaaagtgggcgtgttcgtcatccgattttgctaatttttatttagcacagatatagtaataggagtaacgtgcgtgccaaatttcatcatcatatgtTCAACGACTgggaaattacagcttgcaaaacttttaaattaccttcttttaaaagtgggcggtgccacgaccattgtccaaatatttactaattttctattttgcgtcataagttcaacgcacctacctagtttcatcgctttatccgtctttggtaatgaattatcgcactttttcggtttttcgaaattttcgatatcgaaaaagtgggcgtggcggtagtccgatttcgttcattttaaataacgatctgagaagagcgcccagaaacctacataccaaatttcatcaagatacctcaaaatttactcaagttatcgtgtttacagacggacggccacttgagcttatgtcaccccaccatcaaattattgcattttcatcggtccttaatacgtgtgcaaggtaggtaggttgaactggccggtccatgaggaccccacatagactgattgagtccgtagtgttaccagaagtttgtttaaacgaccaaactgaaaaaccctaccaaaaaccaggacctatgttataaaataactccgtcctcttggaaaatactagaagcttcctaggacttaagccacttgctgcttctagatctgacagctgtatcactcctaatagctggagtcttagcctggcaagtgcagggcacgagcacagaacgtgctcgatcgtttcctactccaacccgcacttcctacatctgctaccactggccaagcctagtttaaaggcatgtgatgccagaaggcagtgtccagtcagaatacccgtcatgagtctacagtcctctctttttaatgataggagcaactgtgttagcctaaggttgtaagacctacacataatcttcgacactttaccgccccgcgcttgaacccacgcctttcccgcttggtcgatcatgtgcacctctcgccttcgcttaatctcgcccaatctaattgggacatctacggagcaagcttcaagggatgcgcccgttttagctagttcgttcgctttttcattcacatatattcccatatgccctgggacccaatatagatatatgcttctccctgtcccgattctctccagagactgcttacactctaacacgcatttagatgctgtgctatgcgagattattgctttaattgctgcttgactgtcaatataaaagttaacacggttgcagcttaagctattctcttccagggtttctactgctttggttacggctaaaatttccgcttggaaaacgctacagtaatccggcagcctgtaggatctgcttatttccggatcatcgCAGTCTacagcagaccctactccttccactactttggaaccatcggtgtacacatgtatcgcctcgtccgccatttgcgcacccttgcgccaaccgtccacctctattgtggccttaagatctccctcgaagcgcagatagggaatcatgtagtctgttcgtcttgtgattgatgacgctatactactatggccatatggtcggcgctcaagctgccccgaagcaccgagcctggttgcggtcgttaacgctttgttctttgctaccaggtctacaggtgggatgtgcaaaatggcatacagtgcagccgtcgaggttgttttcagggctcccgtaatgctaagcatcgataggctgcataccccctctaattttttgaggtatgttgttttttgtgtggctttccaccaaacaagaactccatagtatagaatagggcttacaatcgctgtaaaaacccaatgagaaatagagggcgataggccccacgtacaccccagcattcttttacatgcgtagagtgccgttgaggccttcttgaccctcttctccacgttgagcttccatgacagcttactgtctaggatgattcccaaatattttgtgcaaggtttctcctgtaaggtcacccctcttaacttaggcctggtccaatttgggaccttgtcactctttgtaaacaagaccatatccgtcttctccgcattgactttcaacccgacattagatgcccaggtatgaatatcgcaagtgcccgatccatcaaagaactaatcgttggaaggcactttccacttatgacaattgcaacttcatctgcgtaagccgtaagttttacgggtccctcatcgaattgtgtgagcagttggttgatgaccagcgtccacagcagaggtgatagcacccctccctgcggcgtgcccctgcccactgatttcgtggcctcgtacaatccccattgtgatgcaatctttctgcaatttaacatgcagccgatccatctgattaaggcaggatgtacattaatgtaattaagaccatccataatcgcccattttgcaacattattgaaagccccggcaatgtctaagaagactcctagagcatactccttatattccagggatttctctatgcttattaccaccctatgcaatgcggtgtctaccgacttgcctttggtgtacgcatgctgtgttgtggagagcagcttttcatccacgttggactttatgtacacatctatcagcctctcaaaggttttgagcagaaatgatgttaagctaatgggtctatagtctttggaatacatgtgaccgatcttccccgcctttggtagaaaagctacacgagcagttctccaagagtgcggtacatgattcagtcgtatgcacccatcgaatattattttaagccattccacgaccgccctacttgagacttgtagcatggccgggaatataccatctgggtccggcgatttaaacttagaaaacgtcttcactgcccactcgatcttggtatcggtcaccaagcccggcacgtgtgcaaagtttcaaattaatcaaacttctgGAAGTT contains:
- the Jhbp5 gene encoding protein takeout, translated to MKLHNFVIILAIYCGVVLAGPIVKKERAKMPSFVKTCLRSDPNLDMCARKSLLALKGHLKYGIPELYIPPLTPLVVPEVKMDQDSGAIYLHSIFKDITVNGLDDFKINELHIDPEKMTVKMSLSLPKVRMVAKYAMDGKIMMMPLVGEGDFKANLTNVELDTLITAVHYKRHDRLYAKVKDVNIKYTLGDVKVHLSNLFNGDKALGDRMNAFLNENWNSLSNELSPLMEDAIANIVRSSAVKLFDTYSIDDLLPE
- the Jhbp4 gene encoding circadian clock-controlled protein daywake, which encodes MLYHNSSWKIVNSLYTILIVICVLQAVAAYTREIINNAPQLQERPKWLQTCKRSNPNEDKCFRRLFEGCFPAFAAGIPEIGVSSFEPLHIDQVSVSKGSGNLVLSGGFQNLIIRGPSNATVRRANLDLDKMLMSFELDIPLLRIRAKYNLKGNILLLPLIGNGDVRMALKDVKTAVYTKIHLTKEPEEVIRIDEMKVTFLVGGMRIQLSDLFNGNEILAASINNFLNQNAKDVIAELRPDLELGLADIFHGLWNNVFSKMPLKLWLL